A single Parabacteroides timonensis DNA region contains:
- a CDS encoding S46 family peptidase, whose amino-acid sequence MKKVWAVLLLLIAAGQVYADEGMWVLKELNKQNLARMQELGFVPSYKQLYSETDPCVANAVVIFGGGCTGITVSEEGLVFTNHHCGFGSIQQLSSVEHDYLKDGFVSQTKEEELPVPGLSVRYLRETVDVSDRINSEINNIEEEYLRLAAADSIGQVICDSIGNTEFQAADVVPFYNNNKYFLVVYDVFNDVRMVFAPPSSVGKFGGDTDNWMWPRHTGDFSVFRVYADANNKPASYNKDNKPYSPKYVAEVSLQGYQDKDYAMTIGFPGSTDRYLSSWGVKQRIEDSNKPRIDVRGVKQAIWKEAMLASDEVRIKYASKYAGSSNYWKNSIGMNRGLANLNVLERKKEEEAAFANWVSQTPERQAKYGEVLGLLEKGYTSTDEYKNVSTYLMEAFVSGTEIVRLARMVQGVDVSGSTPEEIDVVLEDKIKPFFKDYDATLDQKVLAAMMKVVKERVPAQYLPDIYQKVDKKYKGDYAKYAADVFKKTSLLSYDNIEKMLKNPKLYAKLKKDPAAELSLSTLISLFELQQFMGDAHYEIEKGERLYFAGLKEMYPDEALSSDANFTMRLSYGSIGGYHPYDAAWYDYYSTEKGILEKENPEDDEFWVQPEILDMIRSKDFGQYANEKGELQLCFLSNNDITGGNSGSPVFDKNARLIGLAFDGNWEAMSGDIAFEPDLQRCIAVDIRYVLYMIDKWGKCPRLIGELKLVR is encoded by the coding sequence ATGAAGAAGGTGTGGGCAGTTTTACTGCTTCTGATTGCTGCAGGCCAGGTATATGCCGATGAGGGTATGTGGGTTCTGAAGGAATTGAACAAACAGAATCTGGCGAGAATGCAGGAACTGGGATTTGTCCCATCCTACAAGCAGCTTTACAGTGAAACTGACCCGTGTGTGGCCAACGCTGTTGTTATTTTTGGTGGTGGATGTACTGGTATTACCGTATCGGAAGAAGGGTTGGTCTTTACCAATCACCATTGTGGTTTCGGTTCGATCCAGCAGTTGAGTAGTGTTGAGCACGACTATTTGAAAGATGGTTTTGTTTCTCAGACTAAAGAAGAAGAATTGCCAGTCCCGGGCTTAAGTGTACGTTACCTGCGTGAAACAGTGGATGTAAGTGATCGTATCAACAGTGAAATCAATAATATCGAAGAAGAATATCTTCGTTTGGCCGCTGCCGACTCTATCGGACAAGTTATTTGCGATTCTATCGGAAACACTGAGTTTCAGGCTGCCGATGTAGTACCTTTCTATAATAATAATAAGTATTTTTTGGTTGTATACGATGTGTTTAACGACGTTCGTATGGTCTTTGCTCCGCCCAGCTCCGTAGGAAAGTTCGGTGGTGACACCGATAACTGGATGTGGCCGCGTCATACAGGCGATTTCTCTGTATTCCGCGTATATGCTGATGCTAATAATAAGCCGGCATCATATAACAAGGATAACAAACCTTATAGTCCTAAATATGTAGCTGAAGTTTCCCTGCAGGGATACCAGGATAAGGATTACGCCATGACGATCGGTTTTCCGGGAAGTACGGACCGTTATCTGTCATCTTGGGGTGTGAAACAACGTATTGAAGACAGTAACAAGCCCCGTATCGATGTACGTGGTGTTAAGCAGGCTATCTGGAAAGAAGCTATGTTGGCCAGTGACGAAGTACGTATCAAATATGCTTCGAAATATGCCGGTAGTTCCAATTACTGGAAGAATTCGATCGGAATGAACCGTGGTTTAGCAAACCTGAATGTATTGGAGCGTAAGAAGGAAGAAGAAGCTGCTTTTGCAAACTGGGTGAGTCAGACTCCGGAGCGTCAGGCTAAATATGGTGAAGTATTAGGTTTGTTGGAAAAAGGGTATACTTCAACCGACGAATATAAGAATGTATCGACTTACCTGATGGAAGCGTTTGTCAGCGGAACTGAAATTGTGCGTCTGGCACGTATGGTGCAGGGTGTAGATGTCAGCGGTTCTACTCCGGAGGAAATAGACGTTGTCCTGGAAGACAAGATCAAACCGTTCTTTAAGGATTACGATGCTACTCTCGACCAGAAAGTACTGGCCGCTATGATGAAGGTGGTGAAAGAGCGTGTTCCTGCCCAGTACCTTCCGGATATCTATCAGAAAGTCGATAAAAAGTATAAAGGTGACTATGCTAAATATGCGGCAGATGTCTTTAAAAAGACTTCACTTTTATCTTACGATAATATCGAAAAGATGCTGAAGAATCCGAAACTGTATGCAAAACTGAAGAAAGATCCGGCAGCGGAACTGAGCCTATCTACTTTGATTTCCCTGTTCGAATTACAGCAATTTATGGGTGATGCCCATTACGAAATTGAAAAAGGCGAACGTCTGTATTTTGCAGGTCTGAAAGAAATGTATCCTGATGAAGCTCTTTCTTCGGATGCAAACTTTACTATGCGTTTAAGTTATGGTTCTATCGGTGGATACCATCCGTATGATGCCGCCTGGTATGATTATTATTCTACGGAAAAAGGTATTCTGGAAAAAGAAAATCCGGAAGACGATGAATTCTGGGTACAGCCGGAAATTCTGGATATGATCCGTAGTAAGGATTTTGGCCAGTATGCTAATGAAAAAGGAGAACTACAGCTTTGCTTCTTATCGAACAACGATATTACAGGTGGAAACTCGGGAAGTCCGGTATTCGATAAAAATGCCCGCTTGATCGGTCTTGCTTTCGATGGAAACTGGGAAGCCATGAGCGGTGACATTGCTTTTGAACCGGATCTGCAACGTTGTATTGCAGTAGATATCCGTTATGTCCTTTATATGATCGACAAATGGGGAAAATGCCCGCGTCTGATCGGGGAATTGAAATTGGTCAGATAA